Proteins from a genomic interval of Natronorubrum sediminis:
- a CDS encoding CaiB/BaiF CoA transferase family protein produces the protein MQAFTDVDVLDLTQSVAGPLSTQFIGMQGANVVKVEPPDGDKFRDLIDGAMFASANLGGKQSICLDLKTEDGQAIAHELAANADVVVESFRPGVLERFDLDYESVRAENDDVIYCSITGYGQDGPRSDWAAYDPLVQAISGLMATVSPSDDRSIRIGASLIDYGTGLNAAFLVSSALRERDRTGESRHIDVSLFDTAVWYMGYWIAHYNATGEYPDEAGYEFGGSAPNGGFDTAGGEEIYLTVVDDDFFQRLCGAIDREDLATDDRFRQKANRWENRSELREILDEEFEDWCRDELIDVLVDAGVTAAPIKTIDEIVDDDPQAEARELLTDTYNLHRNVEVTTAAPPFRLDGERPDIGDRPPTRGEHTRTVLAELGYGDEQIDRLLECGAVKE, from the coding sequence ATGCAGGCGTTCACTGATGTCGACGTACTTGATCTGACCCAGTCCGTCGCGGGACCGCTGTCGACACAGTTTATTGGAATGCAAGGGGCGAACGTCGTCAAAGTGGAGCCGCCCGACGGCGATAAGTTTCGAGACCTCATAGACGGGGCGATGTTCGCTTCCGCGAACCTTGGTGGCAAACAAAGCATCTGTCTCGATCTCAAGACTGAGGACGGGCAAGCGATCGCCCACGAGTTAGCGGCGAACGCGGACGTCGTTGTCGAGAGCTTCCGCCCGGGCGTTTTAGAGCGATTCGACCTCGACTACGAATCGGTACGTGCGGAAAACGACGATGTAATCTATTGTTCGATTACGGGTTACGGCCAGGACGGACCACGATCGGATTGGGCAGCATACGACCCACTCGTACAGGCGATTTCGGGACTGATGGCGACGGTGAGTCCGTCGGACGATCGATCGATCAGGATCGGTGCCAGCCTCATAGATTACGGAACTGGACTCAACGCTGCATTCCTCGTGTCGTCTGCCCTGCGCGAACGCGATCGGACGGGCGAGAGTAGGCACATCGACGTCTCACTGTTCGACACTGCAGTCTGGTACATGGGCTACTGGATCGCTCATTACAACGCTACGGGCGAATATCCGGACGAGGCCGGCTACGAGTTCGGCGGCAGCGCGCCCAACGGCGGCTTCGACACGGCGGGTGGCGAGGAGATCTACCTAACCGTCGTCGACGACGATTTCTTCCAGCGGCTGTGTGGGGCAATCGATCGGGAAGATTTGGCAACCGACGATCGATTCAGACAAAAGGCCAATCGGTGGGAGAACCGATCAGAACTGCGGGAAATTCTCGACGAGGAGTTCGAAGACTGGTGCCGAGACGAACTGATCGATGTACTAGTCGATGCCGGTGTTACCGCCGCACCGATCAAGACCATCGACGAAATCGTCGACGACGATCCGCAGGCCGAAGCACGAGAGTTACTGACCGACACGTACAACCTCCATCGCAACGTCGAGGTCACGACGGCAGCACCGCCGTTTCGGTTGGACGGCGAGCGACCTGATATCGGCGACCGGCCGCCGACCCGTGGTGAGCACACCCGGACGGTACTCGCTGAGCTAGGGTACGGCGACGAGCAGATCGACCGACTGCTCGAGTGCGGCGCCGTCAAGGAGTAG
- a CDS encoding TAXI family TRAP transporter solute-binding subunit, whose protein sequence is MGVVGLAGCIGEDDPDELDELENGPEGDEEELIWTTTSEGSATTVSLQGLAPTVNDATDDLYMEVRPSEGTGANMGRLDRDEAQVAYTQNFDAARVTQGDEPFDDLGFELNEVCHWLTTPWLFITPDEDLQSIEDIDSDTRVAPTQTGAGTRDNLELALDYVVDDYDDVSVDFTEQTGPFQEGALDVGVVPIVNFELEGAYAEEQKSVVDLHIMEWPEDALDEMEDDPMIEIMEIDAGDLDGYASYPDDQPMRSPGNSYNFVTRNDVDYDTLYDALSAMWDARDDFGGIHDQLVYHEDPEHWVDWTFPDVPFHPAAADFLEDELGVWDQAEGGRADE, encoded by the coding sequence GTGGGTGTAGTCGGTCTGGCTGGTTGCATCGGTGAAGATGACCCCGACGAACTGGACGAACTGGAGAACGGACCAGAGGGCGACGAAGAGGAACTCATCTGGACGACGACGTCCGAGGGCAGCGCTACGACGGTCTCGCTTCAGGGCCTCGCACCCACTGTCAACGACGCCACCGATGACCTATACATGGAGGTCCGACCGTCAGAAGGAACGGGAGCGAACATGGGTCGACTGGACCGTGACGAGGCGCAGGTAGCGTACACGCAGAATTTCGATGCGGCTCGGGTTACACAAGGAGATGAGCCGTTCGACGACCTCGGATTCGAACTCAACGAGGTGTGCCACTGGCTAACCACGCCATGGCTTTTCATTACACCAGACGAGGATCTACAATCGATCGAAGATATCGACTCCGACACGCGCGTGGCTCCGACACAGACAGGTGCCGGGACCAGAGACAATCTCGAGTTGGCACTCGACTACGTTGTTGACGACTACGATGACGTCAGCGTCGACTTTACCGAGCAAACAGGACCCTTCCAGGAGGGAGCACTTGACGTCGGCGTTGTTCCAATCGTGAATTTCGAACTAGAGGGTGCGTACGCTGAGGAGCAAAAGAGCGTGGTCGATCTTCACATCATGGAATGGCCGGAGGACGCTCTCGACGAGATGGAGGACGACCCAATGATCGAAATCATGGAGATCGATGCGGGTGACTTAGACGGCTACGCGTCATACCCGGACGACCAACCAATGCGGAGTCCGGGGAACTCGTACAATTTCGTCACTCGCAACGACGTCGACTACGACACCCTATACGACGCACTGTCGGCAATGTGGGACGCTCGCGACGACTTCGGCGGAATCCACGACCAACTGGTCTATCACGAGGATCCCGAACACTGGGTCGATTGGACGTTCCCGGATGTCCCGTTCCACCCGGCTGCTGCGGACTTCCTCGAGGATGAACTCGGCGTCTGGGACCAAGCCGAAGGCGGCCGCGCGGACGAGTAG
- a CDS encoding TRAP transporter permease, with protein MTPQRVLAGVIFILGATLTLTTLTYAWRLPVDELRYSNIFLGLGLALFYLVEAQKHITDEGTDPTSVTETTDVTETTDSAATEQASTDEPPSLLDDRLTAVGGPYRRRIGTVYRRATPAICLLLAIIAIAATGYVEFHYDRLLHEARMVGWTQTDLYVGLVIIGLVTEATGRAYGKVVAGVVALSVLYASNFVGPHLPGLFRHTGMDWEQISREGAISLTGTYGFILTVGATWVAVFIMFAGMAKAFGLMEFIIRVSQEIRKVLKSGVVHIAIVSSMAMGSITGSAAANTATTGSFTIPMMQDQGIRGDFAAAIEGFASAGGQILPPVMGVAAFLMADILGVSYFVIIQAAVIPAVLFYFGAMLAAHMLVLKHGWTASETGSFDRSLLLEGIHFLVPITVLIYTLVVMRLTPLGAGFYTILTLVATMYVRNLFVDGITMNTLVATTKQTAIGLKQGAVEMAPLVGILGSLGVVINMLTQTGLTQKISAQMIALSGGVFVVLLLLAMVASILFGLGMPTPAAYILVVVLVAPAMIAFGVQEITAHMYVFYFAMLSAITPPVAISVAIGSKIAGVGFLVSCKQALRVGAPGFVIPFAFVANDSLIYWSFPETLVVSVLVFTGVGALVISMTGFDGRHVLGPPRRVGYFVLALAAMVGPFVVQVGSVVLIASLLASTYLRSAPQPQPSTD; from the coding sequence ATGACGCCCCAGCGCGTGCTGGCCGGCGTCATTTTCATCCTCGGGGCAACGCTAACGTTGACCACGCTCACCTATGCTTGGCGATTGCCGGTTGACGAGCTTCGGTACTCGAATATCTTCCTCGGTCTCGGTCTGGCACTGTTTTATCTCGTCGAAGCCCAGAAACACATCACCGACGAAGGGACGGATCCAACAAGCGTTACGGAGACAACGGACGTCACGGAAACAACTGATTCGGCGGCCACAGAGCAAGCATCGACTGACGAGCCACCGTCGCTGCTCGACGATCGACTGACGGCCGTCGGCGGACCGTACCGGCGGCGGATCGGTACCGTCTACCGGCGAGCTACTCCTGCGATCTGTCTGTTGCTCGCCATCATCGCCATCGCGGCCACCGGCTACGTCGAATTCCATTACGATCGATTGCTCCACGAGGCCCGGATGGTCGGCTGGACGCAGACCGATTTGTACGTTGGACTCGTCATCATTGGACTCGTTACTGAGGCCACCGGGCGCGCTTACGGGAAGGTCGTCGCTGGGGTCGTAGCCCTCTCCGTCCTGTACGCATCCAACTTCGTCGGGCCGCACCTCCCCGGACTGTTCCGACACACAGGAATGGACTGGGAGCAGATCAGCCGCGAGGGGGCGATCTCGCTCACGGGGACTTACGGCTTTATCCTCACTGTCGGCGCGACGTGGGTAGCGGTGTTCATCATGTTCGCAGGAATGGCGAAAGCGTTCGGATTGATGGAGTTCATCATCAGGGTTTCCCAGGAAATTCGAAAGGTGCTCAAAAGCGGGGTCGTTCACATCGCCATCGTCAGCAGCATGGCAATGGGATCGATCACGGGCAGCGCCGCGGCCAACACCGCGACCACTGGCAGCTTCACTATTCCGATGATGCAAGATCAGGGGATCCGGGGCGACTTCGCCGCTGCAATCGAGGGATTTGCCTCGGCAGGTGGCCAGATCCTCCCCCCAGTAATGGGCGTCGCCGCGTTTCTTATGGCAGACATCCTCGGTGTCTCCTACTTCGTTATCATCCAGGCGGCAGTCATTCCCGCCGTCCTGTTTTACTTCGGTGCGATGCTCGCAGCACACATGCTGGTTCTCAAACACGGATGGACCGCGTCCGAAACCGGTTCGTTCGATCGTTCACTGCTTTTGGAGGGGATTCACTTCCTGGTGCCGATCACTGTGCTGATCTACACGCTAGTGGTGATGCGTCTAACACCGCTGGGAGCCGGGTTCTATACGATCCTCACGCTCGTAGCGACCATGTACGTCCGAAACCTGTTCGTCGATGGGATCACGATGAACACGCTCGTTGCAACAACAAAGCAAACGGCAATCGGGCTCAAACAGGGAGCCGTCGAAATGGCGCCGCTGGTTGGCATCCTCGGTTCGCTCGGTGTTGTGATTAACATGCTGACCCAGACCGGCCTCACCCAGAAGATCAGCGCCCAGATGATCGCGCTCTCGGGCGGCGTCTTCGTCGTTCTCCTGTTGCTCGCGATGGTCGCGAGCATTCTGTTCGGACTGGGGATGCCGACCCCGGCGGCCTACATTCTCGTGGTGGTGCTCGTCGCTCCCGCGATGATTGCCTTCGGCGTTCAGGAGATTACCGCACACATGTACGTCTTCTACTTCGCGATGCTCTCGGCGATCACGCCGCCGGTGGCCATCTCCGTCGCAATCGGCTCGAAGATCGCGGGCGTCGGCTTTCTCGTCTCCTGTAAGCAGGCGCTGCGGGTCGGTGCACCCGGTTTCGTCATCCCCTTCGCGTTTGTCGCCAACGACAGCCTGATTTACTGGTCGTTCCCTGAGACTCTCGTCGTGTCAGTGCTCGTCTTCACCGGCGTCGGTGCGCTCGTCATCTCGATGACCGGCTTCGACGGTCGACACGTCCTCGGACCGCCCCGTCGCGTGGGCTACTTCGTTTTGGCGCTGGCCGCCATGGTTGGTCCGTTCGTCGTCCAGGTCGGCAGCGTCGTTCTTATCGCGTCACTGCTGGCGAGCACGTACCTTCGTTCAGCGCCGCAGCCCCAACCTTCCACCGACTAA
- a CDS encoding acyl-CoA dehydrogenase family protein, translating to MDFSYTVEQEQFRDELRTWLEANAPDGWIEGDRELPDDDEERVAFLTDWQRTLAEDGWAGVHWPEEYGGRGASLIEQTIYREEMARIDAPPQINLIGINLIGPTLIAVGTESQKERFVPNILSAEEIWCQGYSEPNAGSDVAALMTRAERNGDEWIIDGQKIWTSYAHIADWCFVVARTDTEGTKHEGLTAFLVDMNQDAISTEPIHQANDDRSFNQVYFDGAVTTNDLVVGEVDEGWDVVMTLSAIEHGMTSIYTIEQRYFDLLEYCREETRGGAPLIEDPRIRQELADLDARIQAAKTSHFRNVSKQVETGTPGPEGSMDLVVSDELRHDLLEFAVDVRGPGAALWENGHEAFDVTTGYIRSYGSWIAAGTGDIQRNIIGERVLGLPKDIKSKTSHRGE from the coding sequence ATGGACTTTAGTTACACGGTTGAGCAGGAGCAGTTTCGAGACGAGCTACGGACGTGGCTCGAGGCGAACGCACCGGACGGATGGATCGAGGGCGACCGGGAGCTTCCGGACGACGACGAGGAGCGCGTCGCCTTTCTGACAGACTGGCAGCGGACCCTCGCGGAAGACGGTTGGGCGGGAGTTCACTGGCCCGAGGAGTACGGCGGTCGCGGGGCGTCGCTGATCGAACAGACCATTTACCGAGAAGAGATGGCACGGATCGACGCGCCGCCACAGATCAACCTCATCGGCATCAACCTCATCGGACCGACGCTGATAGCGGTCGGCACGGAATCGCAGAAAGAACGGTTCGTGCCGAACATCCTCAGTGCCGAGGAGATCTGGTGCCAGGGGTACTCCGAGCCAAACGCCGGCTCGGACGTCGCGGCGCTGATGACTCGTGCCGAACGCAACGGTGACGAGTGGATCATCGATGGTCAGAAGATCTGGACCAGCTACGCACACATCGCCGACTGGTGTTTCGTGGTCGCCCGAACCGATACCGAAGGGACGAAACACGAGGGACTGACTGCCTTCCTCGTCGATATGAACCAAGACGCGATCAGCACCGAACCGATCCATCAGGCGAACGATGACCGGAGCTTCAACCAGGTCTACTTCGACGGCGCGGTGACAACGAACGACCTCGTCGTTGGAGAGGTCGACGAAGGCTGGGACGTTGTCATGACGCTGTCGGCGATCGAACACGGGATGACATCGATCTACACCATCGAACAGCGCTACTTCGACCTCCTCGAGTACTGTCGCGAGGAGACGCGGGGCGGCGCGCCGCTGATCGAAGATCCACGGATCCGACAGGAGTTAGCCGACCTCGACGCGCGGATCCAAGCCGCGAAGACGAGTCACTTCCGAAACGTGAGTAAGCAAGTCGAGACCGGAACGCCCGGTCCGGAGGGGTCGATGGATCTGGTCGTCAGCGACGAGCTCCGCCACGACCTCCTCGAGTTCGCCGTCGACGTTCGAGGGCCGGGTGCGGCGCTCTGGGAGAACGGCCACGAGGCGTTCGACGTCACCACCGGCTACATTCGATCGTATGGATCGTGGATCGCCGCCGGAACCGGCGACATCCAGCGCAACATCATCGGCGAGCGCGTGCTCGGCCTGCCGAAGGATATCAAGAGCAAAACGAGCCACCGAGGTGAGTGA
- a CDS encoding acyl-CoA dehydrogenase family protein, which translates to MDARLTEEQRRVQETARDFIESEGGIELARRQLEGDDIVVDELWNELADLDYTAITVPLAHDGFGEGMVYLSALLEVAGRYALPGPLPETAAIAAPLLAELGSETQRSTYLPAIADGDCRMSVAVYDDETESLPGAIRMQADRVDDDDTRYRLHGTKTLVPYGDTVDAVVVAARTRHNNDYDGISLFVVETDHEALETRRLDGLDWTRPMCELSFDELTVGEEALLGPAHGGGTALVDALDRFHVAACAMLVGAADRAVERSVEHGNEREQYGHPIGRFQAVKHRTADMWIDMQSARSLVYYAAWAIDNDEPEASRAAASTKAYAADRLHRVFGDDIWNHGGTGFTWEHDGHIYLKQAKSWRNFLGSPDACRERLLEARLAERTE; encoded by the coding sequence ATGGACGCACGACTAACCGAAGAACAACGACGCGTACAGGAGACGGCACGCGACTTCATCGAATCGGAGGGGGGCATCGAACTCGCGAGGAGACAACTCGAGGGCGACGACATCGTCGTCGACGAACTCTGGAACGAGCTCGCCGACCTCGACTACACGGCGATCACCGTCCCATTAGCGCACGACGGGTTTGGCGAAGGAATGGTGTATCTGTCGGCGCTGCTCGAGGTCGCCGGTCGCTACGCGTTGCCCGGACCGCTTCCCGAAACGGCGGCGATCGCTGCGCCGTTGCTCGCCGAACTCGGCAGCGAGACGCAACGTTCGACGTACCTCCCGGCAATCGCCGACGGCGACTGTCGAATGAGTGTTGCAGTGTACGACGACGAAACCGAATCGCTGCCGGGTGCGATCCGGATGCAAGCCGATCGGGTCGACGACGACGATACGCGGTACCGACTGCACGGAACGAAGACGCTCGTACCGTACGGCGACACCGTCGATGCGGTCGTCGTCGCCGCGCGGACGAGGCATAATAACGACTACGACGGGATCTCGCTGTTCGTCGTCGAGACCGACCACGAGGCCCTCGAGACGCGACGGCTCGACGGCCTCGACTGGACGCGTCCGATGTGCGAGCTCAGCTTCGACGAACTCACGGTCGGTGAGGAGGCGTTGCTCGGTCCCGCTCACGGCGGTGGCACCGCGCTCGTGGACGCGCTCGATCGGTTCCACGTCGCGGCCTGTGCGATGCTGGTCGGTGCCGCCGACCGTGCGGTCGAACGCTCCGTCGAACACGGAAACGAACGCGAGCAGTACGGACATCCGATCGGCCGGTTCCAGGCGGTCAAACACCGCACCGCCGATATGTGGATCGATATGCAAAGCGCCCGGTCGCTGGTCTACTACGCCGCCTGGGCCATCGACAACGACGAACCGGAGGCGTCGCGGGCCGCTGCGTCGACGAAGGCGTACGCGGCCGATCGACTCCATCGCGTATTCGGCGACGATATTTGGAACCACGGCGGAACGGGGTTCACGTGGGAACACGACGGCCACATTTATCTGAAACAGGCTAAGAGCTGGCGGAACTTCCTCGGCTCGCCGGACGCGTGTCGTGAGCGGCTCCTCGAGGCGCGACTCGCCGAACGAACCGAGTAG
- a CDS encoding DMT family transporter has protein sequence MFESTHVLAVVLALGAAIASASQTIFVRIGTEDGTAYDAVIIVIAVNMIALVPLVAVLYYPDYGLTRVSWLSFIAAGLSGTMFGRIFLYTSIERIGASRTAPIIASWALIASVLGVLFLDESLSPIHAVGIVLIVLGVSVIAWETGRENPDGLSRRELAFGIAIPFVGAFAFGLEPIFANWGFNEGTPAPVGLAVKTVVATGCFWLYLRWHDATPDRSSLRSNDTRWFVFAGIASTLFLLGYYVGLELAPVSVVVPIVVTNTLFVVVLSSVFLSQRLERVTWTVGAAALVVVVGVILITIYG, from the coding sequence ATGTTCGAATCGACCCACGTCCTCGCGGTCGTGCTCGCCCTCGGTGCGGCGATCGCGAGCGCCTCGCAGACTATCTTCGTTCGGATCGGAACGGAGGACGGGACCGCCTACGACGCCGTCATCATCGTGATCGCCGTCAATATGATCGCGCTGGTTCCCCTCGTCGCCGTTCTCTATTACCCCGACTACGGGTTGACGCGAGTGTCGTGGCTCTCGTTTATCGCCGCCGGACTGTCGGGAACGATGTTCGGGCGCATCTTCCTCTACACGAGCATCGAGCGCATCGGTGCGAGTCGAACAGCGCCGATCATCGCCTCGTGGGCGCTCATCGCGTCCGTGCTTGGCGTCCTGTTCCTCGATGAATCGCTCTCACCGATCCACGCGGTCGGCATCGTGTTGATCGTCCTCGGTGTCTCCGTCATCGCCTGGGAGACCGGGCGCGAGAACCCCGACGGGCTGTCGCGTCGGGAGCTGGCGTTCGGGATCGCGATCCCGTTCGTCGGCGCGTTCGCGTTCGGTCTCGAGCCGATTTTCGCGAACTGGGGGTTCAATGAAGGGACGCCCGCGCCGGTTGGTCTCGCAGTTAAAACGGTAGTCGCGACGGGCTGTTTCTGGCTCTACCTTCGGTGGCACGACGCGACCCCCGACCGCTCGAGCCTCCGCTCGAACGATACGCGCTGGTTCGTCTTCGCTGGGATCGCCAGTACGCTCTTTCTCCTCGGTTACTACGTCGGCCTTGAATTGGCACCGGTGAGCGTCGTCGTCCCAATCGTCGTTACGAATACCCTGTTCGTCGTGGTACTTTCGTCTGTATTCCTGTCCCAGCGCCTCGAGCGCGTGACGTGGACGGTCGGCGCCGCAGCGCTCGTCGTCGTGGTCGGCGTGATTCTGATCACGATCTACGGGTGA
- a CDS encoding acyl-CoA synthetase, translated as MTYESVYESVRELYDSDRCWDELVTVGDKSSLNVAEEALGRHGDSEETGLRLRDFETGTSETYTFSELNSAANRVANYLDSTAKPRDRVAAMLPAQLELYATAYGVIKSGRVYVPLAPLFGPEALQYRLADSGASVLMTTSEHVSKLDGEAVPALETVIVVDGTDGIDPTDRPDGVELESYDPIDRSESEFQSVESHPSDVYAIKYTSGTTGQPKGCPSTHGSTIRIHTFFEHVVDLQPTDRYFVAASPAWSYGFTVGMLAAGLRGTAAGCYRGPFDPEELLETFEAFGITNAMVPPTGLRKLRASSVSPAEYDVDLRVLVSAGESLDETTVGWCRDELGTRPLDAYGQTESGMVVANYPFPDWEIKAGSMGKPIPGYRVALLDEDGAEVDTGEIGEIVVERDEHARTGGYWGHPEESISAYNGQWWRTGDLARRDEDGYYWYVSRADQVIISAGYRIGPEEVEETLLKHAAVEEVAVVGAPHETRGSIVKAIVALSPSATTSDELASELQSFARSRLSKHEYPRDIEFVDELPKTSSGKIKRSELEA; from the coding sequence ATGACGTACGAAAGCGTCTACGAGTCGGTTAGGGAACTGTACGATAGTGACCGCTGTTGGGACGAACTGGTCACAGTAGGTGATAAAAGCTCGTTGAACGTTGCCGAGGAAGCCCTCGGTCGTCACGGGGATTCTGAGGAGACGGGTCTTCGATTGCGAGACTTCGAGACGGGAACGAGCGAGACGTACACGTTTTCGGAACTCAATTCCGCTGCGAACAGAGTGGCAAACTATCTCGATTCGACCGCGAAACCACGCGATCGGGTCGCTGCGATGCTCCCCGCACAACTGGAACTCTACGCTACCGCCTACGGCGTCATCAAATCTGGACGCGTGTACGTGCCGCTGGCGCCGTTGTTCGGTCCCGAGGCGCTGCAGTATCGATTGGCCGATTCCGGCGCATCAGTGCTGATGACGACGAGCGAACACGTCTCCAAGCTCGACGGCGAGGCAGTACCCGCTCTCGAGACGGTAATCGTCGTCGACGGGACGGACGGTATCGATCCGACCGACCGACCGGACGGGGTCGAGCTCGAATCGTACGACCCGATCGATCGGTCAGAGAGCGAATTCCAGTCCGTCGAAAGTCACCCGAGCGACGTTTACGCCATCAAATATACGAGCGGCACGACGGGGCAACCGAAAGGGTGCCCCTCGACGCACGGCTCGACGATTCGAATCCACACCTTCTTCGAGCACGTAGTTGATCTGCAACCGACGGACAGGTACTTCGTCGCCGCGTCACCTGCGTGGTCGTACGGCTTCACGGTCGGAATGCTCGCGGCCGGGTTACGCGGAACCGCTGCCGGGTGTTATCGCGGCCCGTTCGACCCCGAAGAACTTCTCGAGACGTTCGAAGCGTTCGGGATCACGAACGCGATGGTGCCGCCGACGGGACTACGAAAGCTTCGAGCGTCGTCCGTTTCGCCCGCAGAGTACGACGTCGACCTCCGCGTGTTGGTCTCCGCCGGCGAGTCCCTTGACGAAACGACCGTCGGGTGGTGTCGGGACGAGCTCGGAACGCGACCGCTCGACGCGTACGGCCAAACCGAGTCGGGAATGGTCGTGGCGAACTATCCGTTCCCCGACTGGGAGATAAAGGCCGGCAGCATGGGTAAACCGATACCCGGCTACCGAGTAGCACTTCTCGACGAAGACGGTGCCGAGGTCGATACCGGTGAAATCGGCGAAATCGTGGTCGAGCGCGACGAACACGCTCGGACCGGCGGTTACTGGGGCCATCCGGAGGAATCGATTTCCGCCTACAACGGCCAATGGTGGCGGACCGGCGACCTCGCCAGACGCGACGAAGACGGCTACTACTGGTACGTCTCACGTGCGGACCAGGTGATCATCTCCGCCGGATACCGAATTGGACCCGAGGAAGTTGAAGAAACGCTGTTGAAACACGCCGCCGTTGAGGAGGTTGCGGTCGTCGGGGCGCCACACGAAACTCGAGGAAGTATCGTCAAAGCGATCGTCGCACTATCGCCTTCGGCGACGACTTCTGACGAATTGGCGTCGGAGTTGCAGTCGTTCGCCCGATCGCGACTCTCGAAACACGAGTACCCCCGCGATATCGAGTTCGTCGACGAACTCCCCAAGACCTCGAGCGGGAAGATCAAACGTTCGGAGCTGGAGGCGTAG
- a CDS encoding phosphotransferase family protein, which yields MGNSDYLDRLIDKDALRRYLERTLGPAEHLEIEYHREGHSNETLFLEWGDRDLVLRRPPAGSTADSAHDVLREYRVIDALQETNVPVPRTVSGCEDRSVIGSDFYLMERCRGDVLRDEEPDRFATPQFRGTLSERLIDVIADIHTLDPASVGLEELGYPDGYTERQVDRWIDQLEWATERTDAERSVPLAWDVADWLREHVPDEYDHALVHGDYKLDNVMFAPGTPPELVAVFDWEMSTRGDPSMDLGWFLVYWPDDGDPSYGDPFASELQMQPGYPSRRELIDRYETRTGRTFRNQRFYRTFGAFKMVSACEMMYRRYLEGNADNESYPRMRERVPKLAERAYGILDGKEPL from the coding sequence ATGGGAAACTCTGACTACCTCGACCGACTGATCGACAAAGACGCGTTACGTCGCTATCTCGAACGAACGCTCGGTCCCGCGGAGCACCTCGAGATCGAGTACCACCGGGAAGGCCACTCCAACGAAACGCTCTTTCTCGAGTGGGGCGATCGAGACCTGGTCCTTCGGCGTCCGCCTGCCGGATCCACGGCGGACTCCGCACACGACGTGCTCAGAGAGTATCGGGTTATAGACGCCCTTCAGGAAACGAACGTACCGGTCCCGCGGACGGTATCCGGCTGTGAGGACCGGTCGGTCATCGGCTCGGACTTCTACCTGATGGAGCGGTGTCGCGGTGACGTTCTCAGGGACGAGGAACCCGATCGATTCGCGACCCCGCAGTTCCGAGGGACGCTCTCTGAACGGCTCATCGACGTGATTGCGGACATACACACCCTGGACCCCGCGTCGGTCGGTCTCGAGGAACTGGGGTATCCCGACGGGTACACCGAACGGCAGGTCGATCGGTGGATCGACCAACTGGAGTGGGCAACCGAGCGCACGGACGCGGAGCGTTCCGTGCCCCTCGCTTGGGACGTCGCAGACTGGCTCAGGGAACACGTCCCGGACGAGTACGACCACGCGCTGGTCCACGGCGACTACAAACTGGATAACGTGATGTTCGCGCCTGGGACACCGCCGGAACTCGTCGCCGTCTTCGACTGGGAGATGTCGACACGAGGGGATCCGTCGATGGACCTCGGCTGGTTCCTAGTTTACTGGCCCGACGACGGAGATCCGTCCTACGGCGACCCATTCGCTAGCGAGCTTCAGATGCAGCCGGGGTATCCGTCCCGACGAGAACTCATCGATCGCTACGAAACGCGCACTGGTCGAACGTTTCGGAATCAGCGCTTCTACCGAACGTTCGGCGCGTTCAAGATGGTCAGCGCTTGCGAGATGATGTACCGGCGCTACCTCGAAGGGAACGCCGACAACGAGTCGTACCCCAGAATGAGAGAGCGCGTTCCGAAACTCGCCGAGCGGGCTTACGGAATTCTCGACGGGAAGGAACCACTCTGA